One window of the Paenibacillus beijingensis genome contains the following:
- a CDS encoding LacI family DNA-binding transcriptional regulator, with translation MRAGIKQVAELAEVSTATVSHVINSTRFVSTETKEKVYRAMRELDYRPNAIAQSLRSQKSNTIGLIVPILPSDTSNFFFMTVAQGIQMTLKRYGYHMLLSNNVNEELGDEQEQIKLFNTKQIDGLIIASIAEEVGYLNDIVHNQYPVVFIDRKPVGYKGDYVLADGYGGSLEAVRQLLEKGHRRIGFITGTLGISTSNERLEGYREALAQQGVPYDPSLVMIANASFESGYLCAQQLLASGDVTAVFVANNVLTMGVVACLQEKRIRIPDDLAVIGFDDYDWTKITSPPLTVIRQPSFEIGVTAAEVMMKRIEKRSEQQRHKEYRLPTTLIERGSC, from the coding sequence ATGAGAGCCGGAATAAAACAAGTAGCCGAATTGGCTGAGGTTTCAACCGCGACGGTATCGCATGTCATTAACAGCACACGCTTTGTATCGACGGAAACGAAAGAGAAAGTATACCGGGCGATGCGGGAGCTCGATTACCGGCCCAACGCGATCGCGCAAAGCTTGCGCAGCCAGAAGTCCAATACGATCGGACTGATTGTGCCGATTCTTCCTTCCGACACGTCGAACTTTTTCTTTATGACCGTTGCCCAAGGCATCCAGATGACGTTAAAGCGCTACGGGTATCACATGCTGCTTAGCAACAATGTGAACGAGGAACTGGGGGATGAGCAGGAGCAAATCAAGCTGTTCAACACGAAGCAGATCGACGGGCTGATCATCGCATCCATCGCCGAGGAAGTCGGATATTTAAACGATATCGTCCATAACCAGTATCCGGTTGTCTTTATTGATCGGAAGCCGGTCGGTTACAAAGGCGATTACGTGCTGGCGGACGGCTATGGAGGCTCGCTTGAGGCGGTTCGGCAGCTGCTGGAAAAAGGTCACCGGCGCATCGGCTTCATAACCGGGACGCTCGGCATTTCGACAAGCAACGAGCGGCTGGAGGGGTACCGGGAAGCGCTGGCGCAGCAGGGGGTTCCCTATGATCCATCGCTTGTCATGATTGCCAATGCCAGCTTTGAAAGCGGTTATTTGTGCGCGCAGCAGCTGCTTGCTTCCGGGGATGTCACCGCTGTATTCGTAGCCAATAACGTGCTCACAATGGGAGTTGTCGCCTGCCTTCAGGAGAAGCGCATCCGGATACCGGACGATTTGGCGGTGATCGGGTTCGACGATTACGATTGGACGAAGATTACGAGTCCGCCGCTTACCGTAATCCGGCAGCCGTCGTTTGAGATCGGCGTAACCGCCGCTGAAGTGATGATGAAACGGATTGAAAAAAGAAGCGAGCAGCAAAGGCATAAGGAATACAGACTGCCGACAACGTTGATTGAAAGGGGTTCCTGCTGA
- a CDS encoding glycoside hydrolase family 13 protein, with translation MNKSWWKEAVVYQVYPRSFRDSDGDGIGDLNGITEKLDYLQDLGVDVIWLGPVYQSPNDDNGYDVSDYYQIMDEFGTMADWEQLRDEIHRRGMKVMMDIVLNHTSDEHEWFKASRQKGDNPYRDYYYWGINDDGREPNNWESFFGGPAWEYDDVAEAYYLHLFSKKQPDLNWGNPRVRQSMYGMMRFWLDKGVDGFRLDAVNLLSKPEGLPDAESMSPDKQIAPCGHLIVNGKEIHPIFQEMNREVFSRYPMFTVAEMAGVSAEEGLLYTDSSRKELDSLIVFEHMDVDNGPGGRWDTIPFHLPSFKRIMSSWQTTLHGKGWSGLYLNNHDQPRVLSRWGNDTEYRTESAKMFATCIQMMQGTPYIYQGEEIGMTNIRFDRIEDYRDVETLNFYRIETGEKCRSHDEVMKDIYLKSRDNARTPMQWDDSAGAGFGSETPWINVNPNYTQINVKQALSDPNSILHYYRELIRLRKRHEIIVYGDYTLLLDDHPDVFAYKRTLEDQVLLVITNFSGRGQTVRLEEPVLTQEQLISNYPDTGESISELQLRPFEARVYLCQTALSETSF, from the coding sequence ATGAATAAATCATGGTGGAAAGAAGCCGTCGTCTATCAAGTGTATCCGCGCAGCTTTCGGGACAGCGACGGAGACGGCATCGGGGACCTTAACGGAATAACGGAAAAACTGGACTACTTGCAGGACTTAGGCGTGGATGTCATCTGGCTCGGACCTGTATATCAATCTCCCAATGACGATAACGGTTACGATGTGAGCGATTATTATCAAATTATGGACGAATTCGGCACGATGGCGGACTGGGAGCAGCTGCGGGATGAAATTCACCGCCGCGGCATGAAAGTGATGATGGACATCGTACTTAACCATACTTCCGACGAGCACGAATGGTTTAAAGCATCCAGGCAGAAAGGCGATAATCCGTACCGCGATTACTATTATTGGGGAATAAACGATGACGGCCGCGAGCCGAACAACTGGGAATCGTTCTTCGGCGGTCCGGCCTGGGAATACGACGACGTTGCAGAAGCTTATTACCTCCACCTGTTCTCAAAGAAGCAGCCCGATTTGAACTGGGGAAATCCGCGCGTACGCCAATCAATGTACGGTATGATGCGTTTCTGGCTCGACAAAGGGGTGGACGGCTTCCGTCTCGACGCGGTCAACCTGCTGTCCAAGCCCGAAGGTTTGCCGGACGCCGAATCGATGTCGCCGGATAAGCAGATTGCCCCATGCGGGCATTTGATCGTGAACGGCAAGGAGATTCACCCGATTTTTCAGGAGATGAACCGCGAAGTATTTTCCCGGTATCCGATGTTTACGGTGGCGGAAATGGCCGGCGTTTCGGCGGAGGAAGGACTGTTGTACACCGACAGCAGCCGCAAAGAGCTGGACAGCCTGATCGTGTTCGAGCATATGGACGTGGACAACGGACCCGGAGGCCGATGGGATACGATACCGTTTCACTTGCCATCGTTCAAGCGCATTATGTCGAGCTGGCAAACGACCCTTCACGGCAAAGGTTGGTCGGGACTTTACTTGAACAACCACGATCAGCCGCGCGTTCTGTCGCGCTGGGGCAACGATACCGAATACCGGACGGAAAGCGCCAAAATGTTCGCGACTTGCATTCAAATGATGCAGGGAACCCCTTACATTTACCAGGGCGAGGAAATCGGCATGACAAACATCCGCTTCGACAGGATCGAGGACTACCGCGATGTGGAAACCCTTAATTTTTACCGGATCGAAACGGGGGAAAAATGCCGCAGCCATGACGAAGTTATGAAGGACATTTATTTGAAAAGCCGCGACAACGCCCGCACCCCGATGCAGTGGGACGACAGCGCAGGCGCCGGCTTCGGTTCGGAAACGCCGTGGATCAACGTCAATCCGAACTATACCCAAATCAATGTCAAGCAGGCGCTTTCAGATCCGAATTCCATTCTGCACTATTACCGCGAATTGATCCGGCTGCGGAAGCGGCATGAAATCATTGTATACGGCGATTACACCTTATTGCTTGACGATCACCCGGACGTCTTCGCATATAAGCGTACCCTGGAAGACCAGGTATTATTGGTGATTACCAACTTTTCCGGCCGCGGACAGACCGTCCGCCTCGAAGAGCCGGTATTGACGCAAGAGCAATTGATTTCCAATTATCCGGATACCGGCGAGAGCATCAGCGAGCTCCAGCTTCGTCCATTCGAGGCGAGAGTTTACCTCTGTCAAACCGCACTATCCGAAACGTCGTTCTAA
- a CDS encoding maltose ABC transporter substrate-binding protein, with amino-acid sequence MKKQLGLLAITTSLLFSLTACGGASNNAGQAANTGQAANAGNTAEPAAGTDSSAAGQQADELKPEPGAELVYWDMKDAYSEFLVQEFEKKYGIKVKLEDVKFWETIGRLGTDGPAGTGADVFVAGADQLAGGVKGGLVLPNDYFADETNKISVKSTVDAVTIDGILYGYPRNIESYLMYVNKDLVKDAKLDTWDDIKAFAKQFNDIPNNKYALLYEMNNLLYNYTYMAGYGAYIFGSNGTDKNDIGLNNEGAVKGLEFYRSLKEILPVKSTDITEDVKVSLWEEGKAAIILDGIWNAGKYKKLPFKVGVMDLPKMPGDVAPVPYASVPAYFVSSYSKYPNAAKLFANFATSKEMQLKNFEMRGVLPAYEGIENEDALKNDEFIQALSKQAKNAQMIPSIQEVSFFFQNMSPVLEQVWNGADIKTTLDKAVANMKANIAAEQ; translated from the coding sequence ATGAAAAAGCAATTGGGTCTTCTCGCTATTACGACTTCTCTTCTCTTTTCCTTGACCGCGTGCGGCGGCGCATCGAACAATGCGGGACAAGCTGCCAATACGGGACAAGCCGCGAATGCCGGCAACACTGCGGAGCCTGCGGCCGGCACGGATTCCTCGGCGGCAGGGCAGCAGGCGGATGAACTGAAGCCGGAACCGGGCGCAGAGCTCGTCTATTGGGACATGAAAGATGCTTATTCCGAATTTCTCGTTCAGGAATTCGAGAAGAAGTATGGCATCAAGGTCAAGCTCGAAGATGTGAAGTTCTGGGAGACGATCGGCCGTCTCGGAACGGACGGTCCGGCGGGAACGGGCGCCGACGTATTCGTCGCGGGCGCCGATCAGCTGGCCGGCGGCGTCAAGGGCGGTCTGGTGCTGCCAAACGATTATTTTGCCGACGAAACGAATAAGATCTCGGTTAAATCGACAGTGGATGCCGTGACGATCGACGGCATTTTGTACGGGTATCCACGCAACATTGAATCGTATTTGATGTATGTCAACAAAGATTTGGTGAAGGACGCCAAACTGGACACCTGGGACGACATTAAAGCTTTTGCCAAACAATTCAACGACATTCCGAATAATAAATACGCTCTCTTATATGAAATGAACAACCTGCTTTACAACTACACGTATATGGCCGGTTACGGCGCTTATATTTTCGGCAGCAACGGCACCGACAAAAACGATATCGGCTTGAACAACGAAGGTGCGGTCAAAGGGCTGGAGTTCTACCGTTCGCTGAAAGAGATTTTGCCGGTCAAGAGCACCGACATTACGGAAGATGTGAAGGTTTCGTTATGGGAGGAGGGCAAAGCGGCGATCATTCTGGACGGCATCTGGAATGCGGGCAAGTACAAGAAGCTTCCGTTTAAAGTCGGCGTCATGGACTTGCCGAAAATGCCGGGCGATGTCGCTCCGGTTCCTTATGCCAGCGTTCCCGCTTATTTCGTCAGCTCGTATTCGAAATACCCGAATGCAGCCAAACTGTTTGCGAATTTTGCAACTTCCAAAGAAATGCAGCTCAAAAACTTCGAGATGAGAGGCGTGCTGCCGGCATATGAGGGCATCGAAAACGAAGACGCGCTGAAAAACGACGAGTTTATTCAAGCGTTAAGCAAACAAGCGAAAAACGCGCAAATGATTCCGAGCATTCAGGAAGTTTCATTTTTCTTCCAAAATATGTCCCCGGTGTTGGAACAGGTTTGGAACGGCGCCGACATCAAAACAACGCTCGATAAAGCCGTCGCCAACATGAAGGCGAACATTGCGGCGGAGCAGTAA
- a CDS encoding sugar ABC transporter permease, with protein MASKTVRTLTRRTFSYIFLAVTAVLCLYPALWVLMSSVRPGDTLFSESLLPSQFTLAHYRDLFTKYPFMQWYANTLKISVISTISGSVLVLMTAYVFSMFRFAGRQNLMSMLLVLGLFPGFMSMIAIYILLNQMNLLNTHLAVIIVSAAGAPLFFLFSKSYFDTIPRSLVEAARIDGAGHLGTFARIVMPLSKPLLVFVILMNFTGPFTDFIFAKLVLRTPEKKTLAVGLYDMATDTTKLQFTVFAAGCVLVAVPITLLFLMLQRYLIGGLTSGADKG; from the coding sequence ATGGCATCCAAAACGGTACGAACGTTGACACGCCGGACGTTCAGCTACATCTTTTTGGCGGTGACGGCGGTACTTTGCCTATATCCGGCGCTGTGGGTGCTCATGTCGAGCGTCCGGCCGGGCGATACGCTCTTTAGCGAATCACTCCTCCCATCCCAGTTCACGCTGGCTCATTATCGCGATTTATTTACGAAGTATCCGTTTATGCAGTGGTACGCCAATACGCTAAAAATTTCGGTCATCAGCACGATTTCGGGTTCCGTGCTCGTTCTTATGACCGCATATGTGTTCTCGATGTTTCGGTTTGCAGGGCGCCAAAATTTAATGAGCATGCTGCTCGTGCTCGGCTTGTTTCCCGGGTTCATGAGCATGATTGCGATCTATATTTTGCTGAACCAGATGAACCTGCTCAATACGCATCTGGCAGTCATTATCGTTTCCGCAGCCGGGGCGCCGCTGTTCTTCCTGTTCTCGAAAAGTTATTTCGACACGATTCCGAGAAGCCTCGTCGAGGCGGCCCGGATTGACGGAGCGGGCCATTTGGGCACGTTCGCCCGCATTGTCATGCCGCTGTCGAAGCCGCTGCTCGTGTTTGTTATCCTGATGAATTTCACCGGCCCGTTTACCGACTTTATATTCGCCAAGCTGGTGCTTCGCACACCGGAGAAAAAGACGCTAGCCGTCGGACTGTACGATATGGCGACCGATACGACCAAGCTGCAGTTTACGGTGTTCGCCGCCGGCTGCGTGCTTGTCGCCGTTCCGATTACGCTCCTGTTCCTGATGCTGCAACGGTACTTGATCGGCGGGTTGACGTCAGGAGCGGACAAAGGTTGA
- a CDS encoding sugar ABC transporter permease, translating into MRHVSAAEHASPRLRQYRKTSAVLSVLIMGLGQLYNRQYGKAICLLLLYAAGVYLAVAKLPHAIWALVTLGETKTHLEKVGKIYRQINGDHSIYLMVEGLIYVLLAAVVASIYVLNVKDAYRCGKRREEGGKLHTFKQTLQYAADYRFPQLAVSIPMIGVLFFTVMPILFMILLAFTNFTRSNMPPANLIDWHGFETFRNIFKLRIWSHTFYGVTLWTFMWAFFATLTCFFGGFAVALVVQQHDIRFKKFWRTVFILPYAIPMFISTLILRNVFNGQFGPVNQYLSLMGISKIPWLSDPLWAKFTLILVNFLLGFPVMMLMIIGILSTVPRDMYEAADIDGAGAFQKLRSITFPVVMYSMAPLLVMQFVGNMNNFNVIYLLTGGNPVNGDYQFAGHTDILITWLYKLSMDQGQYNFASVIGIFIFVILAAFAIWNVRRTKAFKEEGTF; encoded by the coding sequence ATGCGTCACGTATCCGCTGCGGAGCATGCTTCGCCCCGCTTGCGTCAGTACCGCAAAACAAGCGCGGTATTATCCGTACTTATTATGGGGCTCGGCCAGTTGTATAACCGGCAGTATGGAAAAGCGATATGCCTGCTGCTGCTGTATGCTGCCGGCGTCTATTTGGCCGTTGCCAAGCTGCCGCATGCGATCTGGGCGCTCGTTACGCTCGGAGAAACGAAAACCCATTTGGAGAAAGTGGGGAAAATATACCGGCAAATCAACGGCGACCATTCCATTTATTTAATGGTTGAAGGGTTGATTTACGTTTTGCTGGCAGCAGTCGTCGCCTCCATTTATGTGCTTAACGTAAAGGACGCTTACCGCTGCGGCAAACGGAGGGAAGAAGGCGGGAAGCTTCATACGTTCAAGCAAACGCTGCAATATGCGGCGGATTACCGCTTTCCGCAGCTGGCGGTCTCTATCCCGATGATCGGCGTTTTGTTTTTCACCGTGATGCCGATTCTATTTATGATCCTGCTTGCATTTACCAACTTTACCCGCAGCAACATGCCGCCGGCAAATCTGATTGATTGGCACGGCTTCGAGACGTTTCGCAACATTTTCAAGCTTCGGATATGGAGCCATACGTTTTACGGGGTTACGCTTTGGACGTTTATGTGGGCTTTTTTTGCGACGCTTACCTGCTTCTTCGGCGGCTTTGCCGTTGCGCTCGTCGTGCAGCAGCACGATATCCGGTTCAAAAAATTTTGGCGCACCGTTTTTATACTGCCTTACGCGATTCCGATGTTTATCTCGACCCTTATATTACGCAACGTGTTCAACGGGCAGTTCGGGCCCGTCAACCAGTATTTAAGCTTGATGGGCATCTCGAAAATTCCTTGGCTTTCGGATCCCTTATGGGCCAAGTTTACCCTTATTCTCGTCAATTTTCTGCTTGGGTTTCCGGTCATGATGCTGATGATTATCGGCATCTTGTCCACCGTGCCGCGGGATATGTATGAAGCGGCCGATATCGACGGCGCAGGCGCCTTCCAGAAGCTGAGATCCATTACGTTTCCCGTCGTCATGTATTCGATGGCGCCGCTGCTCGTCATGCAATTTGTCGGCAATATGAACAATTTCAATGTCATTTATTTGCTGACCGGAGGCAATCCCGTCAACGGGGATTACCAATTTGCGGGGCATACCGATATTTTGATCACATGGCTCTATAAGCTGTCGATGGATCAAGGCCAATACAATTTCGCATCGGTTATCGGCATCTTCATTTTTGTTATTTTGGCCGCGTTTGCGATCTGGAATGTGCGCCGGACGAAAGCGTTTAAAGAGGAGGGGACGTTCTGA
- a CDS encoding LacI family DNA-binding transcriptional regulator has product MATINDIAKYAGISIATVSRALNKPELVNADTRERVMQAAKKLNYFTNDKARQFNLKTKKLSLGVIIPYITSFYFGELYSGISRVAHENNIDLLLYELKSDNMAREGLTEAFSFAQRHLVDGVILASSHMPSEYDDLIEQLQMPVVLLLDAHESAKLPAFKVDDIRASFDAVAYLVSRGHRRIGMISALQTQRQERGEQLRLRGYKQAVDFYKLPYSHSFVVYGDMRFDDGYSAMKQLLAERDETGLTAVFAASDEMAIGAMRCIHDAGLRVPDDISVIGYDNLSVSNITTPKLTTIEQPFGQIGAEGARHIVKLLTEGEQLPEKGNFYMPYKIIERESVAENSASDK; this is encoded by the coding sequence GTGGCAACCATAAATGACATCGCAAAATATGCCGGAATTTCAATCGCAACCGTATCCAGGGCGCTGAACAAGCCGGAATTGGTAAACGCCGATACGCGGGAACGCGTCATGCAGGCGGCGAAAAAGCTGAATTATTTTACAAACGACAAAGCCAGGCAGTTCAATCTAAAGACGAAAAAGCTTTCGCTCGGTGTTATTATCCCGTATATTACGTCGTTTTACTTCGGCGAGTTATACAGCGGCATCAGCCGGGTCGCGCACGAAAACAACATCGATCTGCTGCTTTATGAGCTTAAAAGCGACAACATGGCCAGAGAAGGCTTGACCGAAGCCTTTTCGTTCGCGCAGCGTCATTTGGTGGACGGCGTCATTTTGGCCAGCTCCCATATGCCAAGCGAGTACGATGATCTGATCGAACAGCTGCAAATGCCGGTCGTGCTGCTGCTTGATGCGCATGAAAGCGCCAAACTGCCCGCGTTCAAGGTGGACGACATTCGCGCCTCGTTCGATGCCGTTGCTTATCTTGTGTCGCGCGGCCACCGGCGCATCGGCATGATTTCCGCCCTGCAGACGCAGCGGCAGGAGCGGGGGGAGCAGCTGCGGCTCAGAGGCTATAAACAGGCCGTCGATTTTTACAAATTACCTTACTCGCACTCGTTTGTCGTTTACGGGGATATGCGATTCGACGACGGGTACAGTGCAATGAAGCAGCTGCTTGCCGAAAGGGATGAAACCGGACTGACGGCCGTATTTGCGGCATCGGACGAGATGGCGATCGGAGCGATGCGCTGCATCCACGATGCGGGACTTCGCGTTCCGGACGATATTTCCGTGATCGGCTACGATAATTTGTCGGTCAGCAACATTACGACGCCGAAGCTGACGACGATCGAGCAGCCGTTCGGGCAGATCGGCGCGGAAGGGGCAAGACATATCGTGAAGCTGCTGACCGAAGGGGAGCAACTGCCGGAGAAAGGCAACTTCTATATGCCTTACAAAATCATCGAACGCGAATCCGTCGCCGAAAACAGTGCATCGGACAAATGA
- a CDS encoding sugar ABC transporter substrate-binding protein codes for MKKKLAFLALSAVMMLTVAACGGASETGNNAKSSEQPAANETGASDELQPEPGAELVLWSGKSAYTEYAAQEFEKKYNIKVKIEEVNSWDSPGRLSTDGPAGTGGDVVEIVSDALGTSVNSGIVLPNDYFEEETRSSMSQLSIDSSTYNGILYGYPRDIYTYALFVNKELVKDTKFETWDDIAAFAKTFNDIPNNKFGFMFDPSHWYLNSSFMLGYGGYIFGKNGTDTSDIGMNNEGAVKGLEFLQTLKANLPFKAADLTGDLKSGLFEQGKVAINFDGSWAASSFRKLPFEVGVIPLPAMPGGQYPLSLIGTHSFYVSAYSKYPNAAKLFANFLTSKEMLAKDYETNGFIPAVKGLEDNEKFKNDEIVQGFMKQLEHSQVMPNVPEMSQYSQVLTPALVSIWDGGNVKQVLDKAADNLKTSIANK; via the coding sequence ATGAAAAAGAAACTTGCATTTCTGGCATTATCCGCAGTCATGATGTTGACGGTGGCCGCTTGCGGCGGTGCGTCCGAAACAGGCAATAACGCCAAATCATCCGAACAACCGGCGGCAAATGAAACCGGGGCGTCGGACGAGCTGCAGCCGGAACCGGGCGCGGAACTGGTCCTCTGGTCAGGCAAAAGCGCCTACACGGAGTATGCCGCTCAGGAATTCGAGAAGAAGTACAACATTAAGGTGAAAATCGAAGAAGTCAACAGCTGGGATAGCCCGGGAAGGCTGAGCACGGACGGGCCGGCCGGCACTGGCGGAGATGTGGTGGAGATCGTATCCGACGCGCTGGGAACGTCGGTGAATTCCGGGATTGTGCTGCCAAACGATTATTTCGAAGAGGAAACCCGCAGCAGCATGAGCCAATTGTCGATTGACTCCTCGACCTACAACGGCATTCTGTACGGGTATCCGCGCGACATTTATACGTATGCGCTGTTCGTCAATAAAGAGTTGGTCAAGGACACGAAATTCGAAACGTGGGACGACATCGCCGCGTTTGCGAAGACATTCAACGACATTCCAAACAACAAGTTCGGCTTTATGTTCGACCCGTCCCACTGGTACCTGAATTCCTCGTTTATGCTCGGTTACGGCGGTTACATTTTCGGAAAGAACGGCACCGATACGAGCGACATCGGCATGAACAACGAAGGGGCGGTCAAAGGGCTGGAGTTTCTGCAAACACTGAAAGCAAACTTGCCGTTCAAAGCGGCCGATCTTACCGGCGACCTCAAGTCGGGGCTGTTCGAGCAAGGCAAAGTGGCGATCAACTTTGACGGCAGCTGGGCTGCGTCAAGCTTCCGGAAGCTGCCGTTTGAAGTCGGCGTCATCCCGCTTCCGGCAATGCCGGGCGGCCAATATCCGCTTTCCTTAATCGGGACCCACTCGTTCTATGTGTCCGCCTATTCGAAATATCCGAACGCAGCGAAGCTGTTTGCAAACTTCCTGACGTCCAAGGAAATGCTGGCCAAAGACTATGAAACGAACGGTTTCATTCCGGCGGTTAAAGGTCTTGAAGATAACGAGAAATTCAAAAATGACGAAATTGTGCAAGGGTTCATGAAGCAGCTGGAGCACAGCCAGGTGATGCCGAATGTTCCGGAAATGAGCCAGTATTCGCAAGTTTTGACGCCTGCGCTGGTAAGCATTTGGGATGGCGGCAATGTCAAGCAGGTGCTGGACAAGGCGGCCGACAATTTGAAGACGAGCATCGCCAACAAGTAA